The genomic region TTCAAAACGAGCTCGCTGGAATTTGGTCGAAATGTCACCGAAGTTGCTAGATATTCTCAACTGCTCCAAATTAGAGAAAATATACCTCACCATAGTGTTCAGAATTTCAAACTTAGTGGGAAAGGGGTATACTTCGCTGAAAAACGGCTACCGAAAACTTGCCGGAAAAAGTCACCGGACCACCACCGGACCATTGCCAGAGATTAGCCGGATTCTTGTTTTGGAGAGAGAAGTAAGAAAGAGTTGGGAGGTAGATAGAGAGAGATGTGAGAAAATGAATAAGGATGAAAGAATGGGGAAGGGGTATTTATGGGTGATTATTGGGTTGTGGGCTTGGGCTTATGGGGTAGGCTCATAGAGTAGCTTGTTGCTCAATATCTCGTACACTACTCTGTTTCAGCCTGTTCTCGCATCAAAATTCTTGTTTTCTCAAGCAGATTATAATGCAAATTATTTTATAACTAGTGGTATTCCCAGCGCTCCGCGCGGGCTTTCGGTCGGTATCAGTTTGGTTTAGTTCGTCAAAGTATATGTATGATTCCGGCACTCAATATAGCAAGCAAAGATACATGCACGTCtggaaaaccaaaaaaaatactATAGCTTATTGGGATACGTCAGAAAAACCATATTAACAAATACTCCACCATTAACGATGTTCTTCAGACGGCAGCGGTTTAGTTCGTCATGGTAAAGAACAACTATACAGACACGTTCGAATTACACTTTTATCGAATAAAAGACAAAATATAAGCATGTCGTAAAGGTATATCGTTTAAGAAAAAAGAAATGCTTAAAagcaatataaataataataacaataataataaaatagttGAATACTAAAAAGAAAGAAATAAATGTAACAATCATTGTTCATGTAGTTCAATCTTATTATAGTATATAAAGTCGAATTTATATCGAAAAGCATTAGAAAGTTGAGGGGGCAAAAAAAATTTAAGGAATCAAATGTAACTACCATACACTGTCCGGTAAACAAATGCTAACCAAATAAGGAAAAAAACttaaaacaaaaactaataaaaaagaaTCCAAAAAtttattgtaaaaaaataaataaataaaatcactCACATAAAGGACAAAAGAAAGGTACTATTCATCAACTTGttatgaattaatatatataaagaaTATGAAATAGTTGTTTTTATactcaaaataataatatttttgcCAAGATAGGATTAAACGTCGCGCGCACTCACGTTGCATGTTTAAACTGCGTAGGTTGATTCGCTTGCAGATTCTTATCGTTGCAACGCACTGAAAGTTATTGTATCTTATAAAAAATACTTTTTCAATAACACATAACTATTTATTATGATTAACCCACGAATTCTTGGTATCCCATGCACGGTGTCGCTTACATGTGCGCTCGGAAACATTGCGTTAGAGATGAGATTTTTTCCCCAAATACCCGTACCCGTACGGTACCCATACACACTCATATCGATTTTGGGTATTCAGTACGTGTATCGGcactttgttttattgatttcgGTATTCGGTACTTTTAGTATTGATACAGGTAAAAATGGTACAAGCACCGAATTTAATTATGAATGAATTTGttattaacttttatttttttattatggtATACGTAAcgattttacctatttggtaccCGTATTGTATTACTATTCGTACCGATTTTACATTATTAGTACATGTACTTTAATGATACTCGTACCAGTTTTACCTATTTAGTACCCATATGAGTGATTAAaagatacaaaaaaaaaacaaaattgtaCCAAATCGGGTATTGATTAAAAGatagaaaaaaaaattgtactAAATCGGGTATTGTACCGAAATACAGATACCAATTCTTGTACCGTACCATAATGACCGGTACGGTATTCGGTGCccagttttgttcaaattcagtACGGGTACTGTACCGATCTCATCCCTGCACTGCATATCGCCTGCGCTTGCATGAATCTAACGCCCAAAGACCAAAACTCCTTCCATCATTACGCATAAATTAATTATTCAAATAATATACATGAGAAAATCATGAGCGTATAACTTGTCTGACATCGGCCCGTTTAACAGTTCAAACATGTACCAGTAACTCTTAAAACCACTAGACGTGTTTTACAACTTACGAAACGGGATTCTTAGTCTTTAAAAGACTTAGGGGTTGTTTGATGACTTCTGAATGgtttaagtgctgaatcagtaagaggtctgaatcattaagtgctaaaccagtaagatgtctgaaccattaagagccagtataatgcttaaccgttcagaggcaaatgtctgaccaattcagattagaggtcttaatcattcagactcagtataatacctaaccattcagaggcaaatgtctgaaccattcagacatctgctcgcgaaacaaacagtctgaaccattaagtgttgtactagtaagaggtctgaaccattaaaaaactcgttaagaggtaaacaaacagccccttagttacTTAAAACAAGCCAAAAATACATTATATCATCTAGATTAAGTTTATGTTATGATCCGAAATTTATCCGATTCTTGCCTGGTGTCTGTCTGATAACAAAAGTACTTTCCTGTTTTATTGTTTCTGTTGAAGTAGACTTGCTAAACTGTACTTTGATTTTGTCCTTGTTGCATGCTTGATGTTGTTGGTCTTGAACTTTGTAGTTTTGCTTTATGTTGTTGCTATTGAACTAGGGTGGACATATAGTACAAGTAATCTATGCTTAGGCCTAGGGGCTTCAAGAATATAGggccccaacttaaaagaaaattAATATGCTAACTATAAATGTTAGTGTAAACTTATTGTTTTAGATTTGTTTGATTTCTTATACAAGTAAACCGCTCTCTGTTATAGCTGTGCTCTTCTTGCTTGGTTCCAAGTATGGATAAAGAAGTATCGTTTGTAACAATCAAAGAAGGAAAAGGGCCCCAAGATTTTATTTCGCCTTGAACCTCCAAAAAGGTTGGAACGGCCCTGTATTGAACTATGTGGTTTTGCTGTATGCATGCTGCTCTTCTGGTTTTGTACCTGTTGAAGCTTTAAAATACAAGCTTAGTAGTAAAGTATTGCTAATTGGCAGGATTGCAAATGATGGAGACAACATGTTGCATAGCTCAACTTCTATTTGAGTCAAATTCCACATTGAGAGAAGCTCAATGACTAGATAGCTACACAAGACCAACATTGAAATCACGTTGTGTTTTATCTCTAACTAGTCAAATCAGTGGCAGACTTATAGTGTTaataggggtagcacgggctactCTTCAACCCCGTcttcgtagtgtaaaaataccccttaactccatttccgtagtgtaaaaatacccctcaactctgtttctgttatataaaggatacccctgATCCTTAAAAAAAACTAGGATACCCCTAACTTTTTAGGCTAGTTCCGCCACTAAGTCAGATGGGTGATGTTTTATCCGTCTCTCATAGAATTAAACGGGTTAACAGAAACAAAATGTATTATCAATTCATAGAACCTCTTATATTATTAACTAGTAAAATTCCTAGAAGCAAATAAAATGGTTCATTAACTAGACAAACATTGCAAAAATGTAATAAAAAACATAACATCAAATACATCAATATCAGTATCACTCACTTTAAACCTGAACCAAATACATATaaatgaacataaaaacaaatcATAGAACCCAAAAAGAGTTTCAGTTACTCAACATTAACAGCAGTCTTGCTTCCAGCCAAATGATGAAGAAGCACACCCGCCGCAACGCTAACATTCAAACTTTCAACCGCAACAAAAGACTGAGGGTCTACATCTTCTAACCCTGCACTCAAATGTACCGGAATATTCCCAGGAATTTTAACTAATTGAGTACAAGACCGCTCAACCAGCGGTCGCAAACCCGTGCCCTCGCTCCCCAACACAAGGATTGTGGGCGCACCGGTCACCACCTCGTTTATATCCACGGCTCGTGAAGAAACCGAACCACCGAGAACCCTCCAACCGTTTTCAGCTGAAGAAACCAAAAACTGCATCATGTTCTTACACGAACGAAGCTCGGTTAGCTCAAGTGAACCGGCACTCGCTTTACTTACAACCCCACTAAGCGGTGCGGAATTCTTTGCACAAAGTACAACCCCCGATGCACCGAAAAAGTATGCCGACCGGATAATCGCACCCAGGTTTTGTGGGTCCATAACTTCATCTAACGCCAACCAAAGTCCGGCTCCTTCGTTTTCCACTACGCGATCCAGTTGACGTATGTTCACCATTTCCAACGGTGAAGCGTCGAGAACCAAACCCTGATGCGGTCGGTTATCCGCAAACATGTTAAGATCGTGTTTTGATATCTCTTTCGTTGTCAGTCCTATTTTATCGGCAAGCTTCAAGACTTTTTCGAACGCTTTCTTGTCctttttctttttattgtttCCGGTTAAATCAATACCTTCTTgaacatacaaaacataaaacTCTCTTCGGTTCGCTGATAACGCAGCTAACACAGGACCGACACCATACACGCATTCACCTATCATTTTCGGTACGCTAGATTCGCTAGCTTCTTTCCATACTTTCCTGCCCCAATTATCTTGCCGGTTAAATCTATCGTTGCGTTCCACACCCGCAACCTTATCAAACCTATCGAACCGCTCTTGAACCTTATACCACTTCGGGTTATCCGTTTCTTCACTTTCGATATCCGATTCATCATCCGATACATTCCTTCTTTCTCGATACGCACTCCGTTCATCAAATCGCCTACCCCTTCCGTTACTCTCAACACCATTTCTCGAAAACTTTTCCGCCGATTCTTCCCAAGAAGACCGATTAACTTTTCTCGGCGCCAACTCATCTTCCGAGACCTTACTTTGTTTAAAATCCTTTCTCCTAACCTTCTCCCTACCACTTTTCGTAAACCGCTCAGCCGATTCCCCCCACGAAGATCGTCTCGTTACCGATTTTTCAACCTCTTTTACTTCACCATCTTTATTTCTAGCTAACCAAGGAAGAGACTTCACAGACTCACTACCTTCAACCGCTTTACGCGAATACGAAAAAGTCGAAAAATTTCTACGTTTTAAGTAAACCCCATTTGAAAAGCATTCATCTTTCTTCCCAACATGTTGATTTATACCAACTGAACCTAATAACTGACAATACTCTTGTGTGTTTTCAATGAATCCAATTGGGCTAGTTCTAAATGTTCTAACCCTAGAACAGCAAATGGGTTTTCCCCGATTTGAAGTGGGTAGCAATTGTGAGGGTTTAGGGTTTATGTAGAGCTTTAAAAGGCATTTGGGTTGTTGCGAAGAGGCTCTAACAATTGGGATTGCATGACACTTTGTGAAATTACAGTACATGTTAACAGCAGCAATTAAACGAGCTATACACAGAGGATGAGATTAACCTGATTGAAGAAGAGTGACGAGTCTTCTACTCTGGGGTTGTGAGGATTTGGGCTCAATCTGAATCCGCCATGAATGGGTCTTCGAAATAGCTTCGTAAGGATAAGTTGCGCGGTATGTCACTGTTACGgtgtgttcccgagttaaaaatccctccccttccctcccctcccctcccctcccctccatgtctttccaaattggaaagactattttcaggcaaaaaaaaccccattttccctcccctccccctgttaagtggatctctggaacaccattttccctcccctcccctcccctccccctgttaagtaGATCTCTGGAACACAGTGTTAGGGTTTATTCAACCAATCCGTAAAGAGGGTTGATACGACCGAAACCCGACACGAAAAAACAGGTGTGGGTTGACTAGCACGACtcatttaaataaatataagttgGGCTCGGATTGACCTGTTAACCCGTTAAATATATAGgaaaaaaaagtattttttttttcagtttctgCTTTACATGGTTACTTATAATATTAGTTTTGAGACATTATATTTTTTACTTGTTACACTCATATCCACCATTAAATATGTTATTGATACCCTGCTTAAAACCAAACAACGCGTGTATAATTCGTAAACTTGTATGGCTCGTTAAAAATACGagttaaacgggtcgtgtttggAGTGACCTGAATTTATATGTTTGCGGGTTAGGGTGGAAATATTTGACCCGAATAATAATATGGGTCGGTTTGGGTTGAATATATCAATCCACCAACACGCAACTCGTCAACTCATCAATCCAACTCGATTGACACCCCTAGTATCAAATTCTCTTTATTCAGCCCGTTATGAAAACTATGATTTTTTCTTCTACTTATACTCACCATCAGCATATTTAAAACAGAGATAAGCTTTAAAGAAGAGtaaattgctattttagtccttgagttttgtccaaatttgccagtttagtccaaatagttttttttgtgCAT from Helianthus annuus cultivar XRQ/B chromosome 10, HanXRQr2.0-SUNRISE, whole genome shotgun sequence harbors:
- the LOC110908797 gene encoding uncharacterized tRNA/rRNA methyltransferase slr0955, with protein sequence MYCNFTKCHAIPIVRASSQQPKCLLKLYINPKPSQLLPTSNRGKPICCSRVRTFRTSPIGFIENTQEYCQLLGSVGINQHVGKKDECFSNGVYLKRRNFSTFSYSRKAVEGSESVKSLPWLARNKDGEVKEVEKSVTRRSSWGESAERFTKSGREKVRRKDFKQSKVSEDELAPRKVNRSSWEESAEKFSRNGVESNGRGRRFDERSAYRERRNVSDDESDIESEETDNPKWYKVQERFDRFDKVAGVERNDRFNRQDNWGRKVWKEASESSVPKMIGECVYGVGPVLAALSANRREFYVLYVQEGIDLTGNNKKKKDKKAFEKVLKLADKIGLTTKEISKHDLNMFADNRPHQGLVLDASPLEMVNIRQLDRVVENEGAGLWLALDEVMDPQNLGAIIRSAYFFGASGVVLCAKNSAPLSGVVSKASAGSLELTELRSCKNMMQFLVSSAENGWRVLGGSVSSRAVDINEVVTGAPTILVLGSEGTGLRPLVERSCTQLVKIPGNIPVHLSAGLEDVDPQSFVAVESLNVSVAAGVLLHHLAGSKTAVNVE